One region of Flavobacterium pisciphilum genomic DNA includes:
- the traJ gene encoding conjugative transposon protein TraJ, translating into MIKINKKTLFVLLGILLPFISQAQGVADEMNSLHSVLEQLYDEMMPLCNNLLGVGQGLAGFAAIWYIASRVWRHIASAEPIDFYPLFRPFVIGFCIMIFPSVLYMINGVMKPTVTATAAMVEGSNKAIERLLKEKEEALKSTNPWQMYVGSDGSGDRDKWYKYTHDDANPEGEGKFASIGNDIQFAMSKASYNFRNSVKEWMSEVLRVLFEAASLCIDTLRTFQLVVLSILGPLVFGISVFDGFQHTLTVWLARYINIYLWLPVANIFGSIIGKIQENMLKLDISQVGEHGDTFFSRTDVAYLVFMIIGIVGYFTVPSVANYIVHAGGGGALGQKVTSIFSNSTTSVINTTSQGAGMAADAMGNAAGRMYQSMSGSAGSSPYFKDKDNYMGNKLKGNS; encoded by the coding sequence ATGATAAAGATAAACAAGAAGACATTATTTGTTCTTCTGGGGATTTTATTACCCTTTATAAGCCAAGCGCAAGGAGTTGCAGACGAGATGAACAGTCTGCATAGTGTATTGGAACAGTTATACGATGAGATGATGCCTTTATGTAATAATCTACTGGGAGTTGGACAAGGTCTTGCCGGTTTTGCAGCTATTTGGTATATCGCCTCTCGAGTTTGGAGACATATTGCCAGCGCAGAACCTATAGACTTCTACCCTCTCTTTCGCCCATTTGTTATTGGATTTTGCATCATGATTTTTCCTTCAGTACTATACATGATTAATGGCGTGATGAAACCTACTGTTACCGCAACCGCTGCAATGGTGGAAGGATCGAACAAAGCTATTGAACGACTACTTAAAGAAAAAGAAGAAGCCCTTAAGAGCACTAATCCCTGGCAGATGTATGTTGGCTCCGATGGAAGTGGTGATCGCGACAAATGGTATAAATATACTCATGATGATGCCAATCCAGAGGGAGAGGGGAAATTTGCCAGTATTGGTAATGATATCCAATTTGCAATGAGTAAAGCCTCATATAATTTTAGAAATTCAGTAAAAGAATGGATGAGCGAAGTACTACGAGTTTTATTTGAAGCGGCTTCACTTTGCATCGATACACTTCGAACTTTTCAATTGGTAGTACTGTCTATCTTGGGGCCACTCGTTTTTGGCATATCCGTTTTTGATGGTTTTCAACATACGCTCACCGTCTGGCTGGCCCGTTACATCAATATTTACTTATGGCTCCCAGTAGCCAATATATTTGGAAGTATCATCGGAAAGATTCAAGAGAATATGCTAAAACTAGACATCTCGCAAGTAGGTGAACACGGTGATACTTTCTTTAGCAGAACCGATGTTGCGTATCTGGTATTTATGATAATTGGAATCGTAGGGTATTTCACTGTCCCTTCTGTTGCCAACTATATTGTTCATGCTGGCGGTGGTGGTGCTTTAGGGCAAAAAGTCACTAGTATCTTCAGCAATTCCACAACTTCCGTTATCAACACTACCTCCCAAGGAGCTGGTATGGCAGCAGATGCGATGGGTAATGCAGCTGGGAGAATGTACCAAAGCATGTCTGGTTCTGCTGGCTCATCTCCTTACTTTAAAGATAAGGATAACTATATGGGTAATAAATTAAAAGGCAATTCCTAA
- a CDS encoding TerB family tellurite resistance protein — MKKILIIGIAFIVLLLPSKLTAQKQEIQQLILNIEKLSQFKQILKDMKKGYEMLSGGYNTVKDLSKGNFSLHETFLDALMQVSPTVRNYRRIGDIVTYQVQLVKEYKSAFGRFRDSKNFNADEIAYLERVYDNLFKQSLRNLDELTSVVTANKMRMSDDERLASIDKIYADMQDKLMFLRNFNNNTSVLALQRAKERNDVNAIRNMFIK, encoded by the coding sequence ATGAAAAAAATACTGATTATAGGGATTGCATTTATTGTTTTACTACTCCCTTCCAAGCTAACGGCCCAAAAACAAGAAATCCAGCAATTGATTCTGAACATTGAGAAACTGAGCCAGTTCAAACAGATTCTAAAGGATATGAAAAAAGGCTATGAAATGCTTAGCGGTGGGTATAATACGGTGAAAGATTTATCCAAAGGAAATTTCAGTCTACATGAAACGTTCCTTGATGCGCTCATGCAAGTTAGTCCCACGGTCAGAAATTACAGGCGAATCGGAGATATTGTCACTTATCAGGTGCAATTGGTTAAAGAATACAAATCTGCCTTTGGTCGTTTTCGGGATAGTAAAAATTTCAATGCTGATGAAATCGCTTATCTCGAAAGAGTATATGATAATCTGTTTAAACAGAGCCTTAGAAATCTTGATGAACTTACTTCGGTAGTTACCGCAAATAAAATGCGGATGTCTGATGATGAGAGGTTAGCTTCCATTGACAAGATATATGCAGATATGCAAGACAAGCTTATGTTCCTAAGAAACTTCAACAACAATACTTCAGTACTGGCTTTGCAACGAGCCAAGGAGCGCAATGATGTAAATGCGATTCGCAACATGTTCATTAAATAA
- a CDS encoding DUF4133 domain-containing protein, with protein sequence MSNSVYQINKGINQSIEFKGLKAQYIWYLGGGVIALMILFAIMYIAGLPSFICIGIIGVSGTLWVLKIYKMSHQYGEFGMMKALAKRQIPKAVKSQSRKIFMNFSKNTPNEK encoded by the coding sequence ATGTCAAATAGTGTCTATCAAATCAACAAAGGAATCAACCAAAGCATCGAGTTTAAGGGACTGAAGGCACAATATATCTGGTATTTGGGTGGGGGAGTAATTGCTTTAATGATACTGTTTGCGATTATGTATATAGCAGGTTTACCTTCATTTATCTGCATTGGAATAATTGGTGTTTCGGGAACATTATGGGTTTTAAAAATATACAAAATGAGCCATCAATACGGAGAATTTGGTATGATGAAAGCGCTAGCAAAACGACAAATTCCTAAAGCAGTGAAATCCCAGAGTAGAAAAATATTCATGAACTTTTCTAAAAACACACCAAATGAAAAATGA
- the traN gene encoding conjugative transposon protein TraN has translation MKKFNVLVMGYLLLMTIGVFAQQTSKNNLSKIEPDSLLIAYSKTTNIVFPFAIKSVDKGSSDILVQKAKGLENILQIKAAQKGFLQTNLTVVTADAKLYSFVLNYDEESPQLNLSLNKTKSEGQEIYFSDENINDEDVQEYSKLAFYDKKKLRGEKESQYDIDFSLNGIFIRDEVMYYRIKVTNNSKINYDIDQLRFFIRDTKKIKRTASQEIEITPIYILNNVVKIEGEAENTFVFALPKFTIPEKKFLSIQLMEKNGGRHVELHVKNTKLVQVTVLPKL, from the coding sequence ATGAAAAAATTTAATGTGTTAGTGATGGGGTATTTATTATTAATGACCATCGGTGTATTTGCACAACAAACAAGTAAAAACAACCTTTCTAAAATTGAGCCCGATTCTTTACTGATCGCGTACTCAAAAACGACCAATATTGTATTCCCTTTTGCTATTAAAAGCGTGGACAAAGGAAGTTCCGATATACTGGTACAAAAGGCAAAAGGTCTGGAAAACATTCTTCAAATCAAAGCAGCTCAAAAAGGATTTCTTCAGACCAATCTTACGGTAGTGACTGCTGACGCAAAATTGTATTCTTTCGTATTGAATTATGATGAGGAATCACCACAATTGAATCTCAGTTTGAATAAAACTAAATCCGAAGGACAGGAAATTTATTTTTCTGATGAAAACATAAATGATGAGGATGTTCAGGAATATTCCAAATTAGCTTTTTACGACAAGAAAAAACTGCGAGGTGAAAAAGAAAGCCAGTATGACATTGATTTTAGTCTCAACGGAATTTTTATTCGTGACGAAGTGATGTATTACAGGATAAAAGTAACAAACAACTCTAAAATCAATTATGATATTGACCAACTTCGTTTTTTTATTCGCGATACTAAAAAAATAAAACGAACAGCTTCACAGGAAATCGAAATCACTCCAATCTATATCTTGAACAATGTAGTTAAAATTGAAGGTGAAGCAGAAAACACCTTTGTATTTGCACTTCCAAAATTCACCATTCCAGAGAAAAAATTCTTATCCATACAGCTTATGGAGAAAAATGGCGGCAGGCACGTAGAACTACATGTAAAGAATACAAAACTGGTACAGGTTACTGTACTTCCCAAACTATAA
- a CDS encoding TraG family conjugative transposon ATPase: MEKMIDDILPIMDVEHDCILSKQGDVTVVFKAELPEIFTLSDQEYEAFHQAWLKAIKLLPKFSVFHKQDWFIDSKFEPDFTSEDSSFLTRSSERFFNERPFLDHSCYIFLTKKPAGRKTSSSLFSNLLRTSIVPEETLKTQLRQDFIDSTGQFRRILEDSGFVKLTRLGNDDLRSHSRKIGIIEKYCFLSEKENSFVFKDIAFDDGLQVGDKHCQIYSLGDAADLPALCGSRINYDRYSTDKTKFSIGFASTLGQLLSCNHIYNQYIFIEDFQKTLQKLESKRLRLQSLSAYSRENLIARDATNDFLNEAIGQQRLPAKAHFNVLIWTDNKEELKDLKNKVFSALAQMDAAAKQETVGAAQIFWAGIPGNSADFPMNDTFDTFIEQAVCFLNLETGYRSSLSPIGIRLGDRLTGKPVHVDISDEPVKMGICTNRNKFILGPSGSGKSFFTNHMVRSYYEQGTHVVLVDVGHSYKGLCDMVGGYYFTYDEKNPIRFNPFYISDGDILDTEKKESIKTLLLALWKKDNETFNRSEYVALSNALQLYYEKLDGNSVLFPCFDSFYEFLKDDFVTILEGDKVKEKDFDVNNFLYVLRPYYKGGEFDYLLNATENLDLLKERFIVFELDNIKDHPILFPVVTIIIMEVFISKMRKLKGIRKMILIEEAWKAIAKEGMAEYIKYLFKTVRKFFGEAIIVTQEVEDIISSPVVKQAIINNSDCKILLDQSKYQNKFEQIQELLGLTEKEKALVLSVNKANAPYKKYKEVFISLGGMQSKVYRTEVSLEEYLAYTTEETEKVKVQAYAKKFDGDIRKGIAALAIDLRNGN, from the coding sequence ATGGAAAAGATGATAGATGATATTTTACCGATTATGGATGTAGAGCACGATTGTATCCTGTCCAAACAAGGAGATGTAACGGTGGTATTCAAGGCAGAACTGCCTGAGATATTTACTTTGTCTGATCAGGAATACGAAGCGTTCCATCAAGCATGGCTTAAAGCCATAAAGTTGCTTCCTAAGTTTAGTGTGTTCCACAAACAAGACTGGTTTATAGACAGTAAGTTTGAGCCCGATTTCACAAGTGAAGACTCAAGTTTTTTAACCCGAAGCAGTGAGCGTTTTTTTAATGAACGTCCATTTCTGGATCATTCGTGTTATATTTTCCTGACCAAAAAACCAGCAGGTAGGAAAACCTCCAGTTCCTTATTCTCGAATTTACTGAGAACTTCCATTGTTCCGGAAGAAACATTAAAAACGCAATTACGTCAGGATTTTATTGATAGCACTGGACAATTCAGACGCATATTGGAAGACAGTGGTTTTGTGAAACTAACTCGTCTGGGAAATGATGACCTTCGAAGCCACAGTAGAAAGATTGGGATTATAGAAAAGTATTGTTTCCTTTCTGAAAAGGAAAATTCATTTGTATTTAAGGATATTGCTTTCGATGATGGTTTGCAGGTTGGAGACAAGCATTGCCAAATTTATTCTTTAGGTGATGCTGCCGACCTGCCTGCTCTATGTGGTTCTAGAATTAACTACGACCGCTATTCTACCGATAAGACCAAGTTCAGCATCGGATTTGCTTCCACACTTGGTCAATTATTATCCTGCAACCACATTTACAACCAGTACATTTTTATAGAGGATTTCCAGAAAACCCTGCAGAAACTAGAGAGTAAAAGACTGCGTTTACAATCCTTATCAGCCTACAGCAGAGAGAACCTTATTGCGCGTGATGCCACTAATGATTTTCTTAATGAAGCTATCGGTCAGCAACGCCTTCCTGCAAAAGCCCATTTTAATGTATTGATTTGGACAGATAACAAAGAAGAACTCAAAGACCTGAAGAATAAAGTTTTTTCAGCACTGGCTCAGATGGATGCAGCTGCTAAACAAGAAACTGTGGGAGCAGCTCAGATTTTTTGGGCAGGTATTCCTGGGAATTCCGCAGATTTCCCAATGAACGACACCTTCGATACCTTCATAGAACAAGCTGTCTGCTTTTTGAATTTAGAAACTGGTTATCGCTCTTCTCTTAGTCCAATTGGAATTCGTTTGGGAGATCGTTTGACAGGAAAGCCTGTTCATGTAGATATTAGTGATGAACCTGTAAAAATGGGGATTTGTACCAATCGGAACAAATTTATACTGGGGCCATCAGGAAGTGGTAAATCCTTTTTCACCAACCATATGGTGAGAAGTTACTACGAACAAGGAACTCATGTTGTATTGGTTGATGTGGGGCACAGTTACAAAGGATTATGTGATATGGTGGGTGGATATTATTTTACTTATGATGAAAAGAATCCAATTCGATTCAACCCATTTTATATCAGTGATGGTGATATACTGGATACTGAAAAAAAAGAAAGCATTAAAACATTATTACTAGCTCTTTGGAAAAAAGACAATGAAACTTTCAATCGAAGTGAGTATGTAGCATTATCCAATGCACTTCAATTGTACTACGAAAAGTTAGATGGTAATTCCGTTTTATTTCCCTGTTTTGACAGCTTTTACGAATTTCTAAAAGATGATTTTGTAACCATATTGGAGGGTGATAAAGTAAAAGAAAAGGATTTTGATGTGAACAATTTCCTGTATGTCTTACGTCCGTATTACAAAGGAGGTGAATTTGATTACCTGCTCAATGCTACCGAGAATCTGGATCTATTGAAAGAACGTTTTATTGTTTTTGAACTCGATAATATCAAAGACCATCCAATACTCTTTCCAGTAGTGACTATCATCATCATGGAAGTATTCATAAGCAAGATGCGTAAACTAAAAGGCATTCGAAAAATGATACTTATTGAAGAAGCATGGAAGGCTATAGCCAAAGAAGGTATGGCGGAATACATTAAGTATTTGTTTAAGACCGTTCGTAAATTCTTTGGTGAAGCCATTATAGTCACTCAGGAAGTAGAGGATATTATCTCTTCTCCGGTAGTCAAGCAAGCGATTATTAATAATAGTGATTGCAAGATATTACTGGATCAGAGCAAGTACCAAAATAAGTTCGAGCAAATACAAGAATTACTTGGACTTACCGAAAAAGAGAAAGCACTGGTACTCTCAGTAAACAAAGCCAATGCCCCTTATAAAAAATACAAAGAAGTGTTTATCTCACTTGGGGGCATGCAATCGAAAGTCTACCGCACTGAAGTATCGCTGGAAGAATATCTCGCCTATACCACCGAAGAAACCGAAAAAGTAAAAGTACAAGCGTATGCCAAAAAGTTTGATGGTGACATCCGAAAAGGTATTGCTGCACTTGCTATTGATTTGAGAAATGGAAACTAA
- the traM gene encoding conjugative transposon protein TraM: MEQKTKSLKELKHRKMLLVLPLLVLPFITAIFWALGGGKMEAANLATPQEKGFNSKLPNANLKEGLPLDKMNYYDMAALDSAKLNELIKKDPNYLSQSFQIDSTEDSSNVNSKKGQTGLNTSAYQDPNEIKMHQKLEALQKAINAPVAVPTQNRDVNRYTKSNESSMHSNDVDRLEQMMQSMNTGQDTPDPELQQLGGMLENILDIQHPDRLQEKLRKASEAQRGQVFSISIREQEDPVSSLQNKSDNTNQSRHNRFYSIDEPAVNDYSQNAVEAVIHETQTIVNGATVKFRLMNDIFISGIKIPKDNFLFGVASLKGERLTIKINSIRYNNSLFPVDLSVYDMDGLIGIYIPGAINRDVSKASADRSMQTLGVASLDDSWGSQAAGAGIEAAKSLLSKKVKMIKVIVKAGYQVLLRDEKQKDSN; this comes from the coding sequence ATGGAACAAAAAACAAAATCATTAAAGGAGTTAAAGCATCGTAAGATGCTCTTGGTATTACCTCTATTAGTCCTCCCATTTATAACGGCGATATTTTGGGCATTAGGCGGTGGAAAAATGGAAGCGGCCAACTTAGCAACACCACAAGAAAAAGGGTTTAATAGTAAACTGCCCAATGCAAATCTCAAAGAAGGACTTCCCTTAGATAAGATGAATTACTACGATATGGCAGCCCTTGATTCGGCAAAGTTAAATGAACTCATCAAGAAAGATCCTAACTATTTAAGTCAGTCTTTCCAGATTGACTCGACTGAAGATAGTAGTAATGTGAATTCTAAAAAAGGACAAACTGGATTAAATACATCAGCTTATCAGGATCCAAACGAAATAAAAATGCATCAAAAACTAGAAGCATTACAAAAAGCAATCAATGCGCCTGTAGCTGTTCCTACACAAAACAGGGATGTTAATAGGTATACAAAATCAAATGAGTCTTCCATGCATTCTAATGATGTAGACAGACTCGAACAAATGATGCAGTCCATGAATACTGGGCAGGATACTCCAGATCCAGAATTGCAACAACTCGGTGGAATGTTGGAAAATATATTAGATATCCAACATCCCGACAGATTACAGGAAAAATTAAGAAAAGCTTCCGAGGCTCAGCGAGGGCAAGTATTCTCTATTTCCATCAGAGAGCAAGAAGACCCTGTTTCCTCTTTACAAAACAAATCGGATAATACTAACCAGTCCAGACACAATAGGTTTTACTCCATAGATGAACCCGCAGTTAATGACTACTCGCAAAATGCGGTGGAAGCTGTCATCCATGAAACACAAACTATTGTAAATGGAGCTACAGTTAAGTTTCGACTCATGAATGACATTTTTATAAGCGGTATTAAAATACCAAAGGATAATTTCTTGTTTGGCGTAGCTTCCTTAAAAGGAGAACGACTAACCATCAAGATAAATAGTATTAGATACAACAACTCCTTATTCCCAGTGGATTTGTCGGTGTACGATATGGATGGACTTATTGGTATTTATATTCCGGGAGCTATTAATCGTGATGTTTCCAAAGCATCTGCTGACCGTTCTATGCAAACTCTGGGCGTTGCCTCATTAGACGACTCTTGGGGATCCCAAGCAGCTGGAGCTGGAATTGAAGCGGCTAAAAGTCTGTTGAGTAAAAAAGTAAAGATGATTAAAGTGATTGTAAAAGCAGGCTATCAAGTACTGCTTCGTGATGAAAAACAAAAAGATTCCAATTAA
- a CDS encoding conjugal transfer protein TraI yields MKAKKKITICLLCFLLISTPTRPAERVAAIPILEMVKAVAKKVIKAIDLRIQKLQNKTIWLQNAQKKIENILSKLKLDEISDWTQKQKDLYKEYYEELAKVKSIITYYQRIKDISQKQIRLVDEYERAWNLFQKDAHFNASELDYMQRVYSGILNESLKNIDQIFLVLDSFTTQMSDAKRLEIINAAADQIETNYNDLTLFNRQNIMLSLQRVKTQHDVNSVKKFYGIP; encoded by the coding sequence ATGAAAGCAAAAAAGAAAATTACAATCTGCCTCTTGTGCTTTTTACTGATAAGCACTCCTACCCGACCAGCAGAAAGAGTCGCGGCAATACCAATTTTAGAAATGGTAAAAGCAGTTGCGAAAAAGGTAATTAAGGCTATTGACCTTAGGATACAAAAACTGCAAAACAAAACCATCTGGCTTCAGAATGCGCAGAAGAAAATAGAAAATATTTTATCCAAACTAAAACTGGATGAGATTTCCGATTGGACCCAGAAACAAAAAGACCTCTACAAAGAGTATTATGAAGAGCTCGCAAAAGTCAAATCCATTATTACCTATTACCAGCGTATCAAAGATATTAGTCAAAAACAAATTCGATTAGTCGACGAATATGAAAGAGCATGGAACTTGTTTCAAAAAGATGCTCATTTTAATGCAAGCGAATTGGATTATATGCAAAGGGTTTATTCTGGGATATTAAATGAAAGTCTAAAAAATATCGACCAGATTTTCTTGGTATTGGATTCATTTACCACACAGATGAGTGATGCCAAGAGATTGGAAATTATAAATGCTGCTGCGGATCAAATCGAGACTAATTATAATGACCTGACACTCTTCAACAGACAGAATATAATGCTGAGTCTTCAAAGGGTCAAAACACAGCATGATGTCAATTCGGTTAAGAAATTTTACGGAATTCCGTAA
- the traK gene encoding conjugative transposon protein TraK, translated as MKNIDTAFRHVRGFTILVIVGCILISCFSLYKSFSLVSQMQNKVYILANGKALEAYTSDRKDNIPIEARDHVKTFHQFFFTLDPDDKVIKSNVTKALYLADDSAKRIYDDLKENGYYSGIISGNVSQTIKIDSITIDINTYPYGFRCYATQNIIRTTSIAHRNLITEGNLRNVSRSDNNPHGFLIERWNTIENRDLGTENRK; from the coding sequence ATGAAAAATATTGACACTGCCTTTCGCCATGTTCGTGGCTTTACAATACTGGTAATTGTTGGTTGCATTTTAATTAGTTGTTTCTCCCTTTACAAAAGTTTTTCCCTAGTATCTCAAATGCAGAACAAGGTTTACATACTGGCTAATGGAAAAGCATTAGAAGCCTATACTTCGGACCGAAAAGACAACATACCTATTGAGGCACGAGACCATGTAAAGACGTTTCACCAATTCTTCTTTACTCTTGATCCCGATGATAAAGTAATCAAAAGTAATGTTACCAAGGCACTTTATCTAGCTGATGACAGTGCCAAAAGGATCTACGATGATTTAAAAGAAAACGGCTATTACTCCGGTATCATATCAGGGAATGTCAGCCAGACGATAAAAATTGACAGTATAACCATTGACATCAATACCTATCCGTATGGGTTCCGATGTTATGCTACTCAAAATATCATCCGTACCACCAGCATTGCCCATCGGAACCTTATAACGGAAGGCAATCTTCGCAATGTATCGCGAAGTGACAACAATCCCCATGGTTTTTTAATCGAGCGATGGAATACCATTGAGAATCGGGATTTAGGCACTGAAAACAGAAAATAA